A stretch of the Hippocampus zosterae strain Florida chromosome 16, ASM2543408v3, whole genome shotgun sequence genome encodes the following:
- the cxxc5a gene encoding CXXC-type zinc finger protein 5 isoform X2 yields the protein MAEVPDGPWKNVDEGLVVEQAEGLSVVGWLISPSRSGTTLPRAQNGPRKGSARSSLPPFPSSAPTRAAHTLWTMSSRLSQGGRTEDLERSSCKQDSPVIERRNRSGIISAPLNRSLKNSRTLSQYTAVSSAATNGHKDNRETKSHTAKPQPPPPPQPTVSALAAAKLDRTLEQVLEGQNGLLHFAQAAALLKRAGMEHMLLPGGMGVGVGGGDAGSGASDLEGTSVADAVGGPVDFPYGVGGGFPFNPGLFIMTPAGVFLADSALHMAGLTEYPAQNELASAINSGKKKRKRCGMCPPCRRRINCEQCSSCRNRKTGHQICKFRKCEELKKKPSAALEVMLPTGAAFRWFQ from the exons GTTCCAGATGGCCCATGGAAGAACGTGGATGAGGGCTTAGTTGTCGAGCAGGCAGAAGGCCTGTCTGTTGTTGGCTGGCTGATTAGTCCATCAAGGAGTGGCACCACTCTCCCCAGGGCGCAGAACGGACCAAGAAAAGGTTCAGCTCGCTCATCCCTGCCCCCCTTTCCATCCTCAGCCCCTACCCGGGCGGCACACACGCTCTGGACCATGTCTAGCAGGCTGTCCCAAGGGGGCCGGACTGAGGACCTGGAGCGGAGTAGCTGCAAACAGGACTCGCCCGTTATCGAACGCAGGAACCGCAGCGGCATCATCAGCGCGCCCTTGAACAGGAGCCTTAAGAACTCCCGCACCCTTTCGCAGTACACGGCGGTCTCCTCCGCCGCCACCAATGGACACAAAGACAATCGTGAGACAAAGAGCCACACGGCCAAGCCTCAACCACCTCCGCCACCCCAGCCCACCGTCTCTGCGCTGGCCGCGGCCAAGTTGGACCGGACCCTAGAACAGGTTCTGGAGGGACAGAATGGCTTGCTGCACTTTGCCCAGGCGGCCGCGTTATTAAAGCGGGCCGGTATGGAGCACATGCTTCTGCCCGGGGGCATGGGAGTGGGAGTTGGCGGAGGAGATGCGGGCTCGGGGGCTAGCGATTTGGAGGGTACGTCTGTCGCGGACGCCGTAGGTGGTCCCGTTGACTTCCCATATGGAGTAGGGGGCGGCTTCCCCTTCAACCCGGGCCTTTTCATCATGACGCCGGCCGGAGTGTTTCTAGCGGACAGCGCGCTTCACATGGCCGGCCTGACCGAGTACCCGGCGCAGAACGAGCTGGCCTCTGCGATCAACTCCGGCAAAAAGAAGCGAAAACGTTGTGGCATGTGCCCACCTTGCCGGCGGCGGATTAACTGTGAGCAGTGTAGCAGCTGCCGGAATCGCAAGACGGGGCATCAGATCTGCAAGTTTCGCAAATGTGAGGAACTCAAGAAGAAGCCCTCTGCTGCTTTGGAG GTGATGCTTCCTACCGGAGCGGCGTTCCGGTGGTTCCAATAG
- the cxxc5a gene encoding CXXC-type zinc finger protein 5 isoform X1, whose product MAEVPDGPWKNVDEGLVVEQAEGLSVVGWLISPSRSGTTLPRAQNGPRKGSARSSLPPFPSSAPTRAAHTLWTMSSRLSQGGRTEDLERSSCKQDSPVIERRNRSGIISAPLNRSLKNSRTLSQYTAVSSAATNGHKDNRETKSHTAKPQPPPPPQPTVSALAAAKLDRTLEQVLEGQNGLLHFAQAAALLKRAGMEHMLLPGGMGVGVGGGDAGSGASDLEGTSVADAVGGPVDFPYGVGGGFPFNPGLFIMTPAGVFLADSALHMAGLTEYPAQNELASAINSGKKKRKRCGMCPPCRRRINCEQCSSCRNRKTGHQICKFRKCEELKKKPSAALEKVMLPTGAAFRWFQ is encoded by the exons GTTCCAGATGGCCCATGGAAGAACGTGGATGAGGGCTTAGTTGTCGAGCAGGCAGAAGGCCTGTCTGTTGTTGGCTGGCTGATTAGTCCATCAAGGAGTGGCACCACTCTCCCCAGGGCGCAGAACGGACCAAGAAAAGGTTCAGCTCGCTCATCCCTGCCCCCCTTTCCATCCTCAGCCCCTACCCGGGCGGCACACACGCTCTGGACCATGTCTAGCAGGCTGTCCCAAGGGGGCCGGACTGAGGACCTGGAGCGGAGTAGCTGCAAACAGGACTCGCCCGTTATCGAACGCAGGAACCGCAGCGGCATCATCAGCGCGCCCTTGAACAGGAGCCTTAAGAACTCCCGCACCCTTTCGCAGTACACGGCGGTCTCCTCCGCCGCCACCAATGGACACAAAGACAATCGTGAGACAAAGAGCCACACGGCCAAGCCTCAACCACCTCCGCCACCCCAGCCCACCGTCTCTGCGCTGGCCGCGGCCAAGTTGGACCGGACCCTAGAACAGGTTCTGGAGGGACAGAATGGCTTGCTGCACTTTGCCCAGGCGGCCGCGTTATTAAAGCGGGCCGGTATGGAGCACATGCTTCTGCCCGGGGGCATGGGAGTGGGAGTTGGCGGAGGAGATGCGGGCTCGGGGGCTAGCGATTTGGAGGGTACGTCTGTCGCGGACGCCGTAGGTGGTCCCGTTGACTTCCCATATGGAGTAGGGGGCGGCTTCCCCTTCAACCCGGGCCTTTTCATCATGACGCCGGCCGGAGTGTTTCTAGCGGACAGCGCGCTTCACATGGCCGGCCTGACCGAGTACCCGGCGCAGAACGAGCTGGCCTCTGCGATCAACTCCGGCAAAAAGAAGCGAAAACGTTGTGGCATGTGCCCACCTTGCCGGCGGCGGATTAACTGTGAGCAGTGTAGCAGCTGCCGGAATCGCAAGACGGGGCATCAGATCTGCAAGTTTCGCAAATGTGAGGAACTCAAGAAGAAGCCCTCTGCTGCTTTGGAG AAGGTGATGCTTCCTACCGGAGCGGCGTTCCGGTGGTTCCAATAG
- the cxxc5a gene encoding CXXC-type zinc finger protein 5 isoform X3, producing MSSRLSQGGRTEDLERSSCKQDSPVIERRNRSGIISAPLNRSLKNSRTLSQYTAVSSAATNGHKDNRETKSHTAKPQPPPPPQPTVSALAAAKLDRTLEQVLEGQNGLLHFAQAAALLKRAGMEHMLLPGGMGVGVGGGDAGSGASDLEGTSVADAVGGPVDFPYGVGGGFPFNPGLFIMTPAGVFLADSALHMAGLTEYPAQNELASAINSGKKKRKRCGMCPPCRRRINCEQCSSCRNRKTGHQICKFRKCEELKKKPSAALEKVMLPTGAAFRWFQ from the exons ATGTCTAGCAGGCTGTCCCAAGGGGGCCGGACTGAGGACCTGGAGCGGAGTAGCTGCAAACAGGACTCGCCCGTTATCGAACGCAGGAACCGCAGCGGCATCATCAGCGCGCCCTTGAACAGGAGCCTTAAGAACTCCCGCACCCTTTCGCAGTACACGGCGGTCTCCTCCGCCGCCACCAATGGACACAAAGACAATCGTGAGACAAAGAGCCACACGGCCAAGCCTCAACCACCTCCGCCACCCCAGCCCACCGTCTCTGCGCTGGCCGCGGCCAAGTTGGACCGGACCCTAGAACAGGTTCTGGAGGGACAGAATGGCTTGCTGCACTTTGCCCAGGCGGCCGCGTTATTAAAGCGGGCCGGTATGGAGCACATGCTTCTGCCCGGGGGCATGGGAGTGGGAGTTGGCGGAGGAGATGCGGGCTCGGGGGCTAGCGATTTGGAGGGTACGTCTGTCGCGGACGCCGTAGGTGGTCCCGTTGACTTCCCATATGGAGTAGGGGGCGGCTTCCCCTTCAACCCGGGCCTTTTCATCATGACGCCGGCCGGAGTGTTTCTAGCGGACAGCGCGCTTCACATGGCCGGCCTGACCGAGTACCCGGCGCAGAACGAGCTGGCCTCTGCGATCAACTCCGGCAAAAAGAAGCGAAAACGTTGTGGCATGTGCCCACCTTGCCGGCGGCGGATTAACTGTGAGCAGTGTAGCAGCTGCCGGAATCGCAAGACGGGGCATCAGATCTGCAAGTTTCGCAAATGTGAGGAACTCAAGAAGAAGCCCTCTGCTGCTTTGGAG AAGGTGATGCTTCCTACCGGAGCGGCGTTCCGGTGGTTCCAATAG